One genomic window of Burkholderia diffusa includes the following:
- a CDS encoding methyltransferase has translation MTDFPVFHWTDADGAEHAVRWRSEAGVQPPRRAVPADDRLTADAAYRLACEGTALVWQGDFQNARQLVQAMARRVERKPKKAKAAVGVDAFNLHRLAQSQRARTLGMLLIPLDADYTIPLRRAPDVRAACEEAYGPGGAPSVVSLRELLGLVGAHEWRKKGVPIPALGGAPIHPHYGVFSPVRGEYVELVARTPLPATSLAFDIGTGTGVLAAVLASRGVERIVATDQDPRALACARENVARLGYADRVDIVEADLFPAGRAPLVVCNPPWVPARPSAPIEYAVYDPDSRMLRGFLAGLADHLEPGGEGWLILSDFAEHLGLRPRDTLLQWIDEAGLVVLGREDIRPAHPKSADADDPLHAARRAEVTSLWRLGARA, from the coding sequence GTGACCGATTTCCCCGTTTTCCACTGGACCGACGCCGACGGCGCCGAACATGCCGTTCGCTGGCGCTCCGAAGCCGGCGTGCAGCCGCCCCGGCGCGCCGTGCCCGCCGACGACCGCCTCACCGCCGACGCCGCGTACCGCCTCGCGTGCGAGGGCACCGCGCTCGTCTGGCAAGGCGACTTTCAGAACGCGCGCCAGCTCGTGCAGGCGATGGCGCGCCGTGTCGAACGCAAGCCGAAGAAGGCGAAGGCCGCGGTGGGCGTCGACGCATTCAACCTGCACCGGCTCGCGCAGTCGCAGCGCGCCCGCACGCTCGGCATGCTGCTGATTCCGCTGGACGCCGACTACACGATCCCGCTGCGCCGCGCGCCCGACGTGCGCGCCGCGTGCGAGGAAGCGTACGGGCCGGGCGGCGCGCCGTCGGTCGTGTCGCTGCGCGAGTTGCTCGGCCTCGTCGGCGCGCACGAATGGCGCAAGAAGGGCGTGCCGATTCCGGCACTCGGCGGCGCGCCGATCCATCCGCATTACGGCGTGTTCTCGCCGGTGCGCGGCGAATACGTCGAACTCGTCGCGCGCACGCCGCTGCCCGCGACGTCGCTCGCGTTCGACATCGGCACGGGCACCGGTGTGCTCGCGGCCGTGCTCGCATCGCGCGGCGTCGAGCGGATCGTCGCGACCGACCAGGATCCGCGTGCGCTCGCATGTGCCCGCGAGAACGTCGCGCGGCTCGGTTATGCCGACCGTGTCGACATCGTCGAAGCCGACCTCTTTCCAGCCGGCCGTGCGCCGCTCGTCGTGTGCAACCCGCCGTGGGTCCCGGCCCGCCCGAGCGCGCCGATCGAATACGCGGTCTACGACCCCGACAGCCGCATGCTGCGCGGATTCCTCGCGGGGCTTGCCGACCATCTCGAGCCGGGCGGCGAAGGCTGGCTGATCCTGTCCGATTTCGCCGAGCATCTCGGCCTGCGGCCGCGCGACACGCTGCTGCAATGGATCGACGAAGCCGGTCTCGTCGTGCTCGGCCGCGAAGACATCCGCCCCGCGCACCCGAAGTCTGCCGACGCCGACGATCCGCTGCACGCGGCCCGGCGCGCCGAGGTCACGTCGCTCTGGCGGCTCGGCGCGCGAGCCTGA
- a CDS encoding class I SAM-dependent methyltransferase, whose translation MSNKTYEIRPEQSVELLKELHILTRDGKLNQDSRRKLKQVYHLFQFIEPLLASVQADKGGVTLVDHGAGKSYLGFILYDLFFKQQPGHGTPAFASHVYGIETREELVTRSTELAARLGFGGMSFLNLSVADSITSPKLPETVDVVTALHACDTATDDAIRFALAKRAQHIVLVPCCQAEVAGVLRKNKGKSLANALTEVWRHPLHTREFGSQITNVLRCLQLEAHGYQVSVTELVGWEHSMKNELIIAQYKNLPRRKPSERLNEILGMFGLAELNERFFAPTPAATSNEAVEPAAD comes from the coding sequence ATGTCGAACAAGACCTACGAAATCCGTCCGGAGCAGTCCGTCGAGCTGCTGAAGGAGCTGCACATCCTTACCCGCGACGGCAAGCTGAACCAGGACAGCCGCCGCAAGCTGAAGCAGGTCTATCACCTGTTCCAGTTCATCGAGCCGTTGCTCGCGAGCGTGCAGGCCGACAAGGGCGGCGTGACGCTCGTCGATCACGGCGCCGGCAAGTCGTATCTCGGCTTCATCCTGTACGACCTGTTCTTCAAGCAGCAGCCGGGGCACGGCACGCCGGCGTTCGCGTCGCACGTGTACGGGATCGAGACGCGCGAGGAGCTCGTCACGCGTTCCACCGAACTCGCCGCGCGACTCGGGTTCGGCGGCATGTCGTTCCTGAACCTGTCGGTTGCCGATTCGATCACGTCGCCGAAGCTGCCTGAAACGGTCGATGTCGTCACCGCGCTGCATGCGTGCGACACGGCGACCGACGACGCGATCCGTTTCGCGCTCGCGAAGCGCGCGCAGCATATCGTGCTGGTGCCGTGCTGCCAGGCGGAAGTCGCGGGCGTGCTGCGCAAGAACAAGGGCAAGTCGCTCGCGAACGCGCTGACGGAAGTGTGGCGGCATCCGCTGCATACGCGCGAATTCGGCAGCCAGATCACCAACGTGCTGCGCTGCCTGCAGCTCGAGGCGCACGGCTACCAGGTGAGCGTGACCGAGCTGGTCGGCTGGGAGCATTCGATGAAAAACGAGCTGATCATCGCGCAGTACAAGAACCTGCCGCGCCGCAAGCCCAGCGAGCGGCTGAACGAGATCCTCGGCATGTTCGGGCTCGCCGAACTGAACGAGCGCTTCTTCGCGCCGACGCCCGCGGCGACGTCCAACGAGGCCGTCGAGCCGGCCGCGGACTGA
- a CDS encoding DUF1415 domain-containing protein: protein MTDTRSDSHDDILAATRHWLARAVIGLNLCPFAKSVYVKEQVRYAISEATTLEDALADLETELRALEAADPRQVDTTLVIYPRAFADFVDYNDALFFADRLVRQLRLDGVLQIASFHPAYRFEGSEADDIENYTNRAPYPILHLLREDSIARAVDAFPDASAIYEKNQETLRRLGHDGWREWMRRPGDDV, encoded by the coding sequence ATGACCGATACCCGCTCCGACTCACACGACGACATCCTCGCCGCCACACGGCACTGGCTCGCGCGCGCGGTGATCGGGCTCAATCTGTGCCCGTTCGCGAAGAGCGTCTACGTGAAGGAACAGGTGCGCTATGCGATCAGCGAAGCGACGACGCTCGAGGACGCGCTCGCCGACCTCGAAACCGAGCTGCGCGCGCTCGAAGCGGCGGATCCGCGACAGGTCGACACGACGCTCGTGATCTATCCGCGTGCGTTCGCGGATTTCGTCGACTACAACGATGCGCTGTTCTTCGCCGACCGGCTCGTGCGGCAACTGCGGCTCGACGGCGTGCTGCAGATCGCGAGCTTCCATCCCGCGTACCGGTTCGAAGGCAGCGAAGCCGACGACATCGAGAACTACACCAATCGCGCACCGTATCCGATCCTGCACCTGCTGCGCGAGGACAGCATCGCGCGCGCGGTCGACGCGTTCCCGGACGCGTCCGCGATCTACGAGAAAAACCAGGAAACGCTACGCCGCCTCGGCCACGATGGCTGGCGTGAATGGATGCGCCGGCCGGGCGACGACGTCTGA
- a CDS encoding TetR/AcrR family transcriptional regulator — protein MSGIEAANKAPARRTRQPIAAAAAQEHLLRAAEELFYKEGVRAVGVEAVVERAGVNKMSLYRQFSSKDELILAYLERMDACFFERLDSSVAKHPGQPKAQLIQYFVDLAERATQKDYRGCPFVNVAAEFPDASHPARERVAQNKEQLMKRLVALCEGAGARQPKALADALALVIEGIYAASQTYRHGETPIGTAPALVTQLIEAACA, from the coding sequence ATGTCGGGCATCGAGGCCGCCAACAAGGCGCCGGCACGCCGCACGCGCCAGCCGATCGCCGCGGCCGCCGCGCAGGAGCACCTGCTGCGCGCCGCCGAGGAGTTGTTTTACAAGGAAGGGGTGCGCGCGGTTGGCGTCGAGGCGGTCGTGGAACGGGCGGGCGTCAACAAGATGAGCCTGTACCGCCAGTTTTCGTCGAAGGACGAGCTGATCCTTGCGTATCTCGAACGGATGGATGCATGTTTCTTCGAGCGCCTCGATTCGAGCGTCGCGAAGCATCCCGGCCAGCCGAAGGCGCAGTTGATCCAGTATTTCGTCGATCTCGCGGAGCGCGCGACGCAGAAGGACTATCGCGGCTGCCCGTTCGTCAACGTCGCGGCCGAATTCCCGGATGCGTCGCATCCGGCGCGCGAGCGCGTCGCGCAGAACAAGGAACAGTTGATGAAGCGGCTCGTCGCGCTGTGCGAAGGCGCAGGCGCCCGTCAGCCGAAAGCGCTCGCCGATGCGCTCGCGCTCGTGATCGAGGGTATCTACGCGGCCAGTCAGACCTACCGGCACGGCGAAACGCCGATCGGCACCGCGCCCGCGCTGGTCACGCAGCTGATCGAAGCCGCCTGCGCGTGA
- a CDS encoding MFS transporter: MNWAVTRIGGRFHYGWLAAAVVFLILLAAAGTRATPSVLMVPLERELGWSRAAISLAISVNIALYGLTGPFAAAAMQRFGLRPTILTALVTMSAGVALSSMMTQSWQMVVIWGLMVGCSTGVVALTLSATFVTRWFHARRGLVMGILTASTATGQLVFLPMLAAIAQRHGWRPVVLVVAVAAAIVIPLVAFLLPERPADVKLRPYGEPADTPAAPDATKENPLAVAFRTLSTASRSRDFWLLFFSFFICGASTNGYVGTHLIAMCSDYGMTEVQGASLLAAMGVFDLFGTTLSGWLSDRYDNRVLLFWYYGLRGLSLIYLPHAFGIDFFGLPLFAMFYGLDWIATVPPTVRLATDVFGKAAAPVVFGWIVAGHQLGAAFAALGAGLLRASLGTYTVASMISGGLCIVGALIVLRINRGPSRAAAQAA, encoded by the coding sequence ATGAACTGGGCGGTGACACGAATCGGCGGGCGTTTCCACTACGGATGGCTCGCGGCGGCGGTGGTTTTCCTGATCCTGCTGGCTGCGGCCGGCACGCGCGCGACGCCGAGCGTGCTGATGGTGCCGCTCGAGCGCGAGCTCGGCTGGAGCCGCGCGGCGATTTCGCTGGCGATTTCGGTGAACATCGCGCTGTACGGCCTGACCGGCCCGTTCGCGGCCGCGGCGATGCAGCGCTTCGGGCTGCGGCCGACGATCCTGACCGCGCTGGTGACCATGAGCGCGGGCGTCGCGCTGTCGTCGATGATGACGCAGAGCTGGCAGATGGTCGTGATCTGGGGGCTGATGGTTGGCTGCTCGACCGGCGTCGTCGCGCTGACGCTGTCCGCCACCTTTGTCACGCGCTGGTTCCACGCGCGGCGCGGCCTCGTGATGGGCATCCTGACGGCGAGCACGGCCACTGGCCAGCTCGTGTTCCTGCCGATGCTCGCGGCGATCGCGCAGCGTCATGGCTGGCGGCCGGTCGTGCTGGTCGTCGCGGTGGCCGCCGCGATCGTGATTCCGCTGGTCGCATTCCTGCTGCCCGAGCGGCCGGCCGACGTGAAGCTGCGCCCGTACGGCGAGCCGGCCGACACGCCGGCCGCGCCCGACGCGACGAAGGAGAATCCACTCGCGGTCGCGTTCCGCACACTGTCGACGGCGAGCCGCTCGCGTGACTTCTGGCTTCTGTTCTTCAGTTTCTTCATCTGCGGCGCGAGCACCAACGGCTATGTCGGCACGCACCTGATCGCGATGTGCAGCGACTACGGGATGACCGAAGTGCAGGGTGCATCGCTGCTCGCCGCGATGGGTGTGTTCGACCTGTTCGGCACGACGCTGTCGGGCTGGCTGTCGGACCGCTACGACAACCGCGTGCTGCTGTTCTGGTACTACGGGCTGCGCGGGTTGTCGCTGATCTACCTGCCGCATGCATTTGGCATCGATTTCTTCGGGCTGCCGCTGTTCGCGATGTTCTACGGGCTCGACTGGATCGCGACCGTGCCGCCGACGGTACGGCTTGCCACCGACGTGTTCGGCAAGGCTGCGGCGCCTGTCGTGTTCGGGTGGATCGTCGCCGGCCACCAGCTCGGCGCGGCGTTCGCGGCGCTCGGCGCGGGGCTGCTGCGTGCGAGCCTCGGCACCTATACGGTCGCTTCGATGATTTCCGGCGGGCTCTGCATCGTCGGTGCGCTGATCGTGCTGCGGATCAACCGCGGCCCGTCCCGCGCGGCCGCGCAGGCCGCCTGA
- a CDS encoding nitroreductase family protein produces MSVKPAPTTVSIHDLIAGRWSPRAYSDEPISGADLHAVLEAARWAPSAYNAQPWRFIVFDRTQDEAAFKRAFATLVPFNQGWNAPAPVLIAVTAHTLTPKGEPAPTALYDAGAAAMSLVLEAHALGLAAHQMSGFDVKAFRDAFEIPADVAIPAIISLGHYGNVDKLDPVLREREKAPRTRHAIGEVVYAGAWKKGFDAAA; encoded by the coding sequence ATGTCCGTCAAACCTGCTCCCACCACTGTTTCGATTCACGACCTGATCGCCGGCCGCTGGAGCCCGCGCGCGTATTCGGACGAGCCGATCAGCGGCGCCGATCTGCATGCGGTGCTCGAAGCCGCGCGCTGGGCGCCGTCCGCCTACAACGCGCAACCGTGGCGCTTCATCGTGTTCGATCGCACACAGGACGAAGCGGCGTTCAAGCGCGCATTCGCGACGCTGGTGCCGTTCAACCAGGGCTGGAACGCGCCGGCGCCGGTGCTGATCGCCGTGACCGCGCACACGCTCACGCCGAAGGGCGAGCCGGCGCCGACCGCGCTGTACGACGCGGGCGCGGCCGCGATGTCGCTGGTGCTGGAGGCGCACGCGCTGGGTCTCGCCGCACACCAGATGAGCGGCTTCGACGTGAAGGCGTTCCGCGACGCATTCGAGATTCCGGCCGACGTCGCGATCCCTGCGATCATCTCGCTCGGCCACTACGGCAACGTCGACAAGCTCGATCCGGTGCTGCGCGAACGCGAAAAGGCCCCCCGCACGCGTCATGCGATCGGCGAAGTCGTCTATGCGGGCGCATGGAAGAAGGGTTTCGACGCGGCAGCCTGA
- a CDS encoding Hsp70 family protein, whose translation MTYCAIDFGTSNSAVALPDGDGMRLAPVEGDHLTLPTAIFFNNDEQTVEYGRAALASYIDGFDGRLMRSMKSILGSPLAETTTDLGDGSAMAYTEIIARFLTHLKRKAEARAGAPIGRAVLGRPVFFVDDDPRADRLAQDQLEAAAQSVGFKDVHFQYEPIAAAFDYESRQQAERLVLVADIGGGTSDFSLVRVGPERMARLERKDDVLAHHGVHVAGTDYDRRVELAAIMPAFGYRSLDSEGRELPNRIYFDLATWHLINTVYTPKRLGELKLMKHLYQDVRQHDRLTRVVEQRLGHALMARAEEAKIGVAAGGETMIDLNDVEEDLQIAFDAERLVDASVDDTARIVDAARETVRLAGVAPRDVGALYFTGGSTGLAFLSGALAGAFPDAQPVFGDRLASVATGLGIHAQRLFG comes from the coding sequence ATGACTTACTGCGCGATCGATTTCGGCACGTCCAATTCCGCCGTGGCACTGCCCGACGGCGACGGCATGCGCCTCGCGCCCGTCGAGGGCGACCACCTGACGCTGCCCACCGCGATTTTCTTCAACAACGACGAGCAGACGGTCGAATACGGTCGTGCGGCGCTCGCGTCCTATATCGACGGTTTCGATGGCCGCCTGATGCGTTCGATGAAGAGCATCCTCGGTTCGCCGCTCGCGGAAACCACGACCGATCTCGGCGACGGCAGCGCGATGGCGTACACGGAGATCATCGCGCGCTTCCTGACGCACCTGAAGCGCAAGGCCGAAGCGCGCGCCGGTGCGCCGATCGGGCGCGCGGTGCTCGGCCGGCCGGTGTTCTTCGTCGACGACGATCCGCGCGCCGACCGCCTCGCGCAGGACCAGCTCGAAGCGGCCGCGCAGTCGGTCGGTTTCAAGGACGTGCATTTCCAGTACGAACCGATCGCGGCCGCGTTCGACTACGAGTCGCGTCAGCAGGCCGAGCGGCTCGTGCTGGTCGCCGACATCGGCGGCGGCACGTCGGACTTCTCGCTGGTGCGCGTCGGGCCGGAGCGGATGGCGCGCCTCGAGCGCAAGGACGACGTGCTCGCGCACCACGGCGTGCACGTCGCGGGCACCGATTACGACCGCCGCGTCGAGCTGGCGGCGATCATGCCCGCGTTCGGCTACCGCTCGCTCGATTCCGAGGGGCGCGAACTGCCGAACCGTATCTATTTCGACCTGGCGACCTGGCATCTGATCAACACGGTGTACACGCCGAAGCGGCTGGGCGAGCTGAAACTGATGAAGCATCTGTACCAGGACGTGCGGCAGCACGACCGGCTCACGCGCGTGGTCGAGCAGCGGCTCGGGCATGCGCTGATGGCGCGTGCGGAAGAAGCGAAGATCGGCGTGGCGGCAGGCGGGGAGACAATGATCGACCTGAACGACGTGGAAGAGGATCTGCAGATCGCATTCGACGCCGAACGCCTGGTCGATGCGAGCGTCGACGACACAGCGCGCATCGTCGATGCCGCGCGCGAAACGGTGCGGCTTGCGGGCGTCGCGCCGCGCGACGTCGGCGCGCTGTATTTCACCGGCGGCTCGACCGGGCTCGCGTTCCTGTCGGGTGCGCTCGCCGGTGCGTTCCCGGACGCGCAGCCGGTGTTCGGCGATCGCCTCGCGAGCGTCGCGACCGGGCTCGGTATTCACGCGCAGCGGCTGTTCGGCTGA
- a CDS encoding cold-shock protein — MATGTVKWFNDAKGFGFITPEGGGDDLFAHFSEIRVEGFKTLQENQKVEFEVKTGPKGLQAANIRPV; from the coding sequence ATGGCAACCGGTACCGTCAAGTGGTTCAATGACGCAAAGGGCTTCGGCTTCATTACCCCGGAAGGCGGCGGCGACGATCTGTTCGCGCACTTCTCGGAAATCCGCGTCGAAGGCTTCAAGACGCTGCAAGAAAACCAGAAGGTTGAATTCGAAGTGAAGACGGGCCCGAAGGGTCTGCAAGCTGCGAACATCCGTCCGGTCTAA
- a CDS encoding APC family permease: protein MKSSIQRNIGPFALMLTGLGSIIGSGWLFGAWKAAKIAGPAAICAWIIGAVVILAIALTYAELGAMFPESGGMVRYARYSHGSLVGFISAWANWIAIVSVIPIEAEASIQYMSTWPYPWAHALFVNGELTTPGLLLSAVLVVIYFMLNYWGVKAFARANTAITIFKFLIPGLTILGLMLSSFHSENLGTASNASFAPYGWSAVLTAVATSGIVFAFNGFQSPVNLAGEARNPSRSVPFAVISSILLALVIYVLLQMAYIGSVNPADVAKGWAHFNFSSPFAELAIALNLNWLAILLYVDAFISPSGTGTTYMATTTRMIYAMERNNTMPKMFGNVHPIYGVPRQAMWFNLLVSFIFLFFFRGWSSLAAVISVATVISYLTGPISLMALRRAATDIERPLSIPLMKLIAPFAFVCASLILYWAKWPLTGEIILLMIVALPVYFYFQAKSGWTGWGADLKAAWWMVAYLPTMAVLSLIGSKEFGGYGVLPYGWDMLIVAAISLVFYFWGVNTGYRTQYLDERESHDEILEGVGV, encoded by the coding sequence GTGAAGAGTTCTATTCAACGGAACATCGGCCCGTTTGCACTGATGCTGACGGGGCTGGGTTCGATTATCGGCTCGGGCTGGCTGTTCGGCGCCTGGAAGGCTGCGAAGATTGCCGGTCCGGCGGCGATTTGCGCGTGGATCATCGGCGCGGTCGTGATTCTCGCGATTGCACTGACGTATGCCGAACTGGGCGCGATGTTCCCCGAGTCTGGCGGCATGGTGCGCTACGCGCGTTACTCGCACGGTTCGCTGGTGGGCTTCATCAGCGCGTGGGCGAACTGGATCGCGATCGTATCGGTGATTCCGATCGAAGCGGAAGCATCGATCCAGTACATGAGCACGTGGCCGTATCCGTGGGCGCACGCATTGTTCGTGAACGGCGAGTTGACGACACCCGGCCTGCTGCTGTCGGCCGTGCTGGTCGTCATCTATTTCATGCTGAACTACTGGGGCGTCAAGGCCTTCGCGCGTGCGAACACCGCGATCACGATCTTCAAGTTCCTGATCCCAGGCCTCACGATCCTCGGCCTGATGCTGTCGAGCTTCCACTCGGAAAACCTCGGCACCGCGTCGAATGCGAGCTTCGCGCCGTACGGCTGGTCGGCCGTGCTGACCGCGGTTGCGACGAGCGGCATCGTGTTCGCGTTCAACGGCTTCCAGAGCCCGGTGAACCTGGCCGGTGAAGCGCGCAATCCGTCGCGCAGCGTGCCGTTCGCCGTGATCTCGTCGATCCTGCTCGCACTCGTGATCTACGTGCTGCTGCAGATGGCGTACATCGGCTCGGTGAACCCGGCCGACGTCGCGAAGGGTTGGGCGCATTTCAACTTCTCGTCGCCGTTCGCGGAACTCGCGATCGCGCTGAACCTGAACTGGCTCGCGATCCTGCTGTATGTCGACGCATTCATCAGCCCGAGCGGCACCGGTACGACCTACATGGCGACGACCACCCGCATGATCTATGCGATGGAGCGCAACAACACGATGCCGAAGATGTTCGGCAACGTGCACCCGATCTACGGCGTGCCGCGCCAGGCGATGTGGTTCAACCTGCTCGTGTCGTTCATCTTCCTGTTCTTCTTCCGCGGCTGGAGCTCGCTCGCGGCGGTGATCTCGGTCGCAACGGTGATCTCGTACCTGACCGGCCCGATCAGCCTGATGGCGCTGCGCCGCGCGGCGACCGACATCGAGCGTCCGCTGTCGATCCCGCTGATGAAGCTGATCGCACCGTTCGCGTTCGTCTGCGCTTCGCTGATCCTGTACTGGGCAAAGTGGCCGCTGACGGGCGAAATCATCCTGCTGATGATCGTCGCGCTGCCGGTGTATTTCTACTTCCAGGCGAAGTCGGGCTGGACGGGCTGGGGCGCCGACCTGAAGGCCGCCTGGTGGATGGTCGCGTACCTGCCGACGATGGCCGTGCTGTCGCTGATCGGCAGCAAGGAGTTCGGCGGTTACGGCGTGCTGCCGTACGGCTGGGACATGCTGATCGTCGCGGCCATCTCGCTGGTGTTCTACTTCTGGGGTGTGAACACGGGCTACCGGACCCAGTATCTCGACGAGCGCGAGTCGCACGACGAGATCCTCGAAGGGGTCGGTGTCTGA
- a CDS encoding DODA-type extradiol aromatic ring-opening family dioxygenase, whose translation MNRLPSLYLSHGAPTLPIDPTLPSAAFTHLGAELPRPRAVLMLSAHWGTQQPVASVAAHPDTIHDFYGFPRALYEIRYPAPGAPEIAKRAAALLNAAGIATETTEHGLDHGAWVPMLLMFPEADIPVAQLSIQPRADAAHHFALGRALRPLRDEGVMVIGSGQITHNLRAADFSAAPEDADPRVAEFTGWFEAKLAARDVDALLDYRRQAPHAALMHPTDEHLLPVFTALGAADDDYQLGIQSLGTYQRVLAMTNYVFASAAA comes from the coding sequence ATGAACCGCTTGCCCTCGCTTTACCTGTCCCACGGCGCCCCGACGCTGCCGATCGATCCGACGCTGCCGTCCGCCGCATTCACGCACCTGGGCGCCGAATTGCCGCGCCCGCGCGCGGTGCTGATGCTGTCCGCGCACTGGGGCACGCAGCAGCCGGTCGCCAGCGTGGCCGCGCACCCTGACACGATCCACGACTTCTACGGCTTCCCGCGCGCGCTGTACGAGATCCGGTACCCGGCGCCGGGCGCGCCCGAGATCGCCAAACGGGCGGCCGCGCTGCTGAACGCGGCCGGCATCGCGACCGAGACGACCGAGCATGGCCTCGACCACGGCGCGTGGGTGCCAATGCTGCTGATGTTCCCCGAGGCCGACATACCCGTCGCGCAGTTGTCGATCCAGCCGCGCGCGGACGCCGCCCATCACTTCGCGCTCGGCCGCGCGCTGCGGCCACTGCGCGACGAAGGCGTGATGGTGATTGGCTCCGGCCAGATCACGCACAACCTGCGCGCGGCCGATTTCAGCGCGGCGCCCGAGGATGCGGACCCGCGGGTCGCGGAATTCACCGGCTGGTTCGAGGCAAAGCTCGCCGCGCGCGATGTCGACGCGCTGCTCGACTATCGCCGGCAGGCGCCGCACGCCGCGTTGATGCATCCGACCGACGAACACCTGCTGCCGGTGTTCACCGCGCTCGGCGCGGCCGACGACGACTACCAGCTCGGCATCCAGTCGCTCGGCACGTATCAGCGCGTGCTCGCGATGACGAACTACGTGTTCGCGAGCGCAGCTGCCTGA
- a CDS encoding UbiX family flavin prenyltransferase yields the protein MASHSAPPRRLIVAITGATGAVYGVRLLELLRAAGGVETHLLVSNAGWLNIQHELKLPRADVESRADVVHSVRDVGATIASGSFATDGMVIAPCSMKTLASVAHGLSDNLITRAADVTLKERRRLVLMVRETPFNLAHLRNMTAVTEMGGIVFPPLPAFYAMPKTIEELVDQTVTRVLDLFALSTPMTTPWAGIRPAE from the coding sequence ATGGCATCTCACAGCGCGCCGCCACGCCGGCTGATCGTTGCGATCACCGGCGCCACCGGCGCGGTCTACGGCGTGCGGCTGCTCGAATTGCTGCGCGCCGCCGGCGGCGTCGAAACGCATCTGCTGGTTTCGAACGCCGGCTGGCTCAATATCCAGCATGAACTGAAGCTGCCCAGGGCCGACGTCGAAAGCCGGGCGGATGTCGTGCATTCGGTGCGCGATGTCGGCGCGACCATCGCATCCGGTTCGTTCGCGACCGACGGGATGGTGATCGCGCCCTGCTCGATGAAGACGCTCGCCAGCGTCGCGCACGGCCTGTCGGACAACCTGATCACGCGTGCGGCCGACGTCACGCTGAAAGAACGCCGCCGTCTCGTGCTGATGGTGCGCGAAACGCCGTTCAACCTCGCGCATCTGCGCAACATGACCGCCGTGACCGAAATGGGCGGCATCGTGTTCCCACCGCTGCCGGCGTTCTATGCGATGCCGAAGACGATCGAGGAACTCGTCGATCAGACCGTCACCCGCGTCCTGGATCTATTCGCACTCAGTACACCGATGACGACGCCCTGGGCCGGCATCCGACCGGCGGAATAA
- the grxD gene encoding Grx4 family monothiol glutaredoxin, translated as MDTQQRIKQIVDENQVVLFMKGNAQFPMCGFSGRAVQVLKACGVDQFKTVNVLEDDEIRQGIKEFSNWPTIPQLYVKGEFIGGSDIMMEMYQSGELQQLFAAA; from the coding sequence ATGGATACCCAACAACGAATCAAGCAAATCGTCGACGAAAACCAGGTCGTGCTCTTCATGAAGGGCAACGCGCAATTCCCGATGTGCGGCTTCTCGGGCCGCGCCGTGCAGGTGCTGAAGGCCTGCGGCGTCGACCAGTTCAAGACGGTCAACGTGCTCGAGGACGACGAAATCCGCCAGGGCATCAAGGAATTCTCGAACTGGCCGACCATCCCGCAGCTGTATGTGAAGGGTGAATTCATCGGCGGCTCGGACATCATGATGGAGATGTACCAGTCCGGCGAACTGCAGCAACTGTTCGCTGCCGCGTAA